The Topomyia yanbarensis strain Yona2022 chromosome 3, ASM3024719v1, whole genome shotgun sequence nucleotide sequence AGAGATGTAGTTAACAGTGTTCACATCGTTTGGAAGCATTATCTGTAGCCTGGACCATTATAGTGATAGATAGCGTGGCCGCATTTGACCCGAATCCAGAAGTGGCTATGAAGATACTCTGATGTGCTTTGCACTATGTTATCAAAACCATAAATTCCAAGATTACCAGGTTAACGACATAATCGTACAAGTACTATGAAGCGATTAACAAATCAATAAGATTCGTGGTAAGTTTTTTACCTTGATGGCTCACGCTTACGACACAATAATGAGGAGCATAAACTGCCAATAACCGCATATTTGCCTCATGTTATATGGGATTCGCAGCACAAattggactgacttgcgatgaAAGGTAGTCAACTATCGCGTTCTCAGTAGGTGTGCTACTGGTTATGTGAAAAGTTCTACAGCTTCGGCATAATTGAACTAACTCAAGTAGTAAGATAACAGAAATAAATACAATGTACCTCACCATGAGGTTAATGCTTGAAGTCACATTCGCTATATAAGAACTATTAAGCCAGTCGGGGGCGCACAGTCGATGTCCATTGGTAACTAAGTATGAAGTGTGATTTTATTATAACGACCGTGGGTTTGTTGGTCCTAGCGACAGTAGCCTTAGGACTGGAGAATGGTTTAGCGCGAAAGCCACCAATGGGCTGGATGAGCTGGGAACGATTCCGGTGTATTACGGATTGTAAAAAATATCCAGATGAGTGTATCAGTGAACAGCTCTTTATGCGGATGGCCGATTTAATGGTGTCGGAGGGTTATCTAGAGGCTGGATATGATTATGTGAACATCGACGACTGCTGGCTCTCAATGGACAGAGATGCTAGCGGGAGACAGATTGCTGATCCAACACGTTTTCCCAGTGGAATCAAGCATCTGGCGGATTATGTACTTTGCAAGATAAGACAATTTATGCGGATTATTAAACCAAGGTTTGATTTTCAGATTCATTCAAAGGGTCTGAAGTTTGGTATGTATCAGGACATCGGAACTAAGACATGTGCTGGGTATCCAGGCATGAAAGGCTTTTTTGAAATTGATGCTCAAACATTTGCTGAGTGGGATGTAGACTTCATAAAGATCGATGGATGCTACGCAGATGAGCTCGAAATGGTCAACGGTTGGTGAAGCTAACAAGGAATATTAAATTATGTACTAATTTGCGCCATTTTCAATTTCACGAACAAGACTACATACTGTTTGGAGAGCTCATGAATAAAACCGGCAGACCAATATTATACTCGTGTAGTTGGCCAGTTTATCAAGAATACAACGGAATTATTGTAAGTACTATTTTATGAAACATGTATCCAATATAATCCAAATGGGGATGCTTCACACAGCCGAATTACGAGATCTTGAAAAACACTTGTAATATGTGGCGTAACTGGGGTGATATTGAAGACTCTCACAGTTCAGTGGAAACCATCAC carries:
- the LOC131693253 gene encoding alpha-N-acetylgalactosaminidase, which encodes MKCDFIITTVGLLVLATVALGLENGLARKPPMGWMSWERFRCITDCKKYPDECISEQLFMRMADLMVSEGYLEAGYDYVNIDDCWLSMDRDASGRQIADPTRFPSGIKHLADYIHSKGLKFGMYQDIGTKTCAGYPGMKGFFEIDAQTFAEWDVDFIKIDGCYADELEMVNDYILFGELMNKTGRPILYSCSWPVYQEYNGIIPNYEILKNTCNMWRNWGDIEDSHSSVETITRYFSDNQERIQPHSGPGHWNDPDTLVLGNYGLSYEQSKSQLAVWTVLAAPLLLSNDLATVTPEVRSLLLNRQIIAVNQDILGIQGLLVKTINRIEIWKRPILPRVKDELTQAIAFVSRRADGAPYAVSVKLVDDLGLSNSTYIKGYDVIDLFNADRKPFFVRADSHFETRINPTGANFYKFVPKLNIILRGITDIDN